A segment of the Brevundimonas sp. M20 genome:
GCCCTCGGCATCTCCAAGAACAACAAGGGCTCGGTCAAGCGCGACCTGACGATCCTGATGAGGGCCGGCGCCGAGGCGGGCATACCGGTCGTCATCGGCACCAGCGGTCAGGCCGGCGGCGACAAGAACCTCGACTGGACCCGCGACATCGTCCTCGAGGTCGCACGCGAACTTGGCATCACGCCCCGCATCGCGCTTCTGTACTCCGAACAGGACAAGACGACGCTCAAGACCCTGAACGGCGAGGGCCGCATCACCCCGCTGCCCCCGCTCGGCCCGCTCGACGACGCTACGATCGACGCCTGCGAGCACATCGTAGCCGCCATGGGACCCGAGCCTTATATGGCTGCGCTTGAGGCGGGCGCCGACATCATCCTGGGCGGCCGCACAACCGACACCGCGGTGCTGGCCTGTTTCGCCCTGCTGCACGGCGCGCCTGCGGGCCCCGCTTGGCACGCGGGCAAGGTGGCCGAGTGCGGCGCCCAGTGCACCGTCTACCGCGACCGGGGGTCCGGCGTGTTGATCTCGATCAGCCAGGACGGCTTCGAAGTCGAGCCCCTGACGCAGAACAACCGCTGCGACCCCAAAAGCGTGTCGGCCCACATGCTGTATGAGAACAGCGACCCGTTCCGCCTCACCGAGCCCGGCGGGGTGCTAGACGTCACCGACGCGGTCTACACCCCGATCGATGACCGCACGGTCAAGGTCACCGGGTCGGTCTGGGAGCCCAGGCCCTATACGATGAAGCTCGAGGGCGCCGCCGCCAGCCGGTACCAGACGGTCATGCTGATCGGGATCCAGGACCCTGAGGTCATGGCCCGGGTGGACGAGTTCCACGACAAGATGCTGGGCGCCCTCTACCACCGGGTTCACAGCACCATCGGCGAGGCCGCCGGCGATTTTCACATCTCGCTGCGCATGTACGGCTGGAACGCGGTCTCGGGCGACAAGCCGCCGGAGGGGACGCCGCCGCCGCGGGAGATCGGCGTCCTGTTCGTCGCCACGGCGGACAGCCAGGAGATGGCGTCGCAGATCGCCAAGGCCTGCAACCCCTACTTCTTCCACTTCCCGCTCTCCATGGACAAGGAGTTGCCGAGCTACGGCTTCGCCTTCACGCCCGCTGACATCGACCGGGGTCCGGTCTACGAATTCAAGCTGAACCATGTGGTCCATGTCGACGATCCAATGGCGCTGGTCCGCACCGAATGGGTCGACCTGCGTAAGGTGGAGGCCGCCTGATGCCGACCGTGAATGACGTCTGCCACCATGTGCGCTCCAAGAACGCCGGTCCCTACTGGGTGACCTTCGATCTCTTCTTCAAGGATGCGGACGGGTTCGCGAAATACGCCGACAGCCCGGCCTTGGGGCCGCAACTGATCGAACGCCTTTTCGGCGCGGACCCGGCGCTGGTGAAGCGATTCTCCGTGCCGAGCCTGAAAGTGGTCAAGATCTCCTATGCCCGCTCCTCCCCCCAGGGCGGAATGGTCGAGCGCGACATGCACTGCGGCCAGCAGTTCGTCCGGCTTCTGGACGTCGAACTCGGCGCGCCCGTCACCGCATAGCGCCGCCGCGCCCGGAGAACCCCATGTCGTCCTCAAGCCGCCGGGTCGTCGTCACCCAACGCTTCTTCGACGCCGAGACACGCGCCTGGCTGGAGCAGCACGGCTGCGAGGTCGTCATCGCCGATCTACCGCCCGGAAAGGGCGACGGCGACCTCACCCCCGCCGAGCTTGAAGGCCTGCTGGCCGGAGCGGCGGGCTGGATCGTCGGCCACGCCCGCGTGACCCGCGACCTGCTGACCGCCCTGCCCCGGCTCCAGGTGATCTCCAGGCGGGGCGTCGGCTATGAGCGGGTCGATACCGACGCCGTGCGCGACCTTGGCCGCGTCGCCTGCATCGCCGCAGGCGGCAATGACGCCTCCGTGGCCGATCATGTCGTCGCGATGATGCTGGCGCTGGGCCGCCGGTTTCGGGAAAGCCAGGACCGGATGCTGGGCGGCGACTGGTCGATCCTGATGGGCTCCGATCTCTACCGCAAGACCGTGGGCATCGTCGGCCTCGGCCGGATCGGCCGCAGCGTGGCGCAACGCCTTCAGGGGTTCGAGGCCGAGATCCTCGTTAACACCCCCGCCTTCGACGTGGAGGACCTTGGCGGCCGCCTCACGCCCGTCGGCCTCGACGATCTGCTTGCCCGATCCGACTATGTCACCCTGCACGCGCCCCTGACCGCAGAGACCCGGTTCCTGATCGACGCCGCCGCCCTGACCCGGATGAAGCCCACGGCCTTCCTCATCAACGCCGCCCGGGGCGGTCTGGTCGACGACCTGGCCCTGCTCGAGGCGCTGAGCTCGGGCGCGATCGCGGGCGCGGGACTGGACACCTTCATGAGCGAGAGCGATCCGGGCTATCGACCGACCACCGAGGCCCTGCTGGCGCTGCCGAACGTCGTCGCCACGCCGCATGCCGCGGCCTCCTCCCGCGAGGGCCTGGATCGGACCAACAGGGTGGCGGCGATGAACGTAGTCGCCGTCCTGGACGGCGGCAGCCCGCCCGCCGCCTGCGTGGTCGCCGACGGACGGGCCGTGGCTCCGGCGTGACGACCTCCGCCCCGACCGCAGGGCGGCCGCCTGAAGGGCTGCTCAGACATCTGTTCGATGTCGCCGTCGCCGCCGCCATGCCGCGCTTCGTTCTGCCGTCCCGTCTTCCTGATCCGCCCGTCGGCCGCACGGTCGTCATCGGGGCCGGGAAGGCGGCGGCGGAAATGGCCGGTGCGCTCGAGGCCCATTGGACCGGACGGCTATCGGGGCTCGTCATTGTCCCGTACGGCCCTCACCCCTCCCCGGGACGCATCACCGTCCTGAAAGCCGGCCATCCCGTCGCCGACGCCGCCGGGGTCTCCGCGACCAAGGCCTTGATGGCGGAACTGCAGGATCTGACGGCCGAGGACCTCGTGGTCTGTCTGCTTTCCGGCGGAGGCTCGGCGCTCCTCTGCGCACCGGCGCCCGGCGTCACCCTTCAGGACAAGCAGGCGGTGACGCGGACCCTCCTGCGCAGCGGGGCAACGATCTCGGAGATCAACACGGTCCGCAAACACCTCTCAGCGGTCAAGGGCGGAAGGCTGGCCGATCTGGCCCGCCCCGCCCGCCTGGTGACCCTGGCCATCTCCGATGTTCCCGGTGACGATCCGTCCGTGCTGGCGTCGGGCCCCACCCTGCCCGATCCGACAACCCGGGAGGCCGCGCTGGCGATCCTGGCCCGCCATGCGCCTGACGCGCCTCAGGGCGTCCTCGACTGGTTGGGGGACCCTCGCTCGGAGACGTCCTGGCCGAACCCGGATCATCTCCCTGATCTGCGGGTGATCGCGACCGCGGACCAGGCCTTGAGCGCTGCCGCCGTGGTCGCCCGGGTCCAGGGCTATGAACCCTTGGTGCTGGGCGGCGCGATCGAAGGCTCGGCCGAGGCCGTCGCGGCCGACCACGCCGCCCTGGTCAGACGCGTCCTCGCCGGCGAAGGGCCTGTCCGGCCGCCCTGTGTGATCCTCTCCGGCGGCGAGACCACGGTTACGGTGCGCGGCGGCGGCCGCGGCGGGCGCAACACCCAGTTTCTTCTGGCGCTAGCCCTCGCCCTTCAGGGCGTTCCTGGCGTTCATGCCCTGGCGGCCGACACCGATGGTATCGATGGGTCCGAAGACAACGCCGGGGCCGTGATCGCGCCGGACACCCTGCGCCGGGCCCAGGCGCTGGGTCTGGACGCGCGCAACGCCCTGACCTCGACCGACGCCTGGAGCGTCTTCGACAGCCTCGACAACCTGGTCGTCACAGGGCCGACCGGGACCAACGTCAATGATTTCCGGGCGATCCTGATCGAGGGACCGCCCGCCCCGTCCAAGGAGCCGACATGACGCCGAACCGTCACTACCGCATCGCCGTCATTCCGGGTGATGGCATCGGCAAGGAGGTCGTGCCGGAGGGTCTGCGCGCGCTTGAGGCTGCGGCCGCCCGCTACGGCTTCACCCTGGACTGCGACCCTTTCGACTTCGCCTCATGCGACTACTATCTGGAGCATGGTCAGATGATGCCGGGCGACTGGAAGGCACGGATCGGAGGTCATGACGCCATCTTCTTCGGCGCGGTCGGCTGGCCCGAGACCGTGCCGGACCACGTCAGCCTGTGGGGCTCGCTGATCCAGTTCCGGCGGGAGTTCGACCAGTATGTGAACCTGCGTCCGGTCAAGCTGATGCCGGGCGTGCCCAGCCCCCTGGCCGGCCGAAAGCCCGGCGACATCGACTTCTATGTCGTGCGCGAGAACACCGAGGGCGAATACTCCTCCATCGGCGGCCGGATGTTCCCCGACACGGACCGCGAGATCGTCCTGCAGGAGACGGTCATGACCCGCACGGGCGTCGACCGGATCCTGAAGTACGCCTTCGACCTGGCCCGGCGGCGCGAGAAGAAGCACCTGACCTCGGCCACCAAGTCCAACGGAATCTCCATCACCATGCCCTATTGGGACGAGCGGGTGGAGGCGATGGCCCCGGCCTATCCCGAAGTGCGCTGGGACAAATACCATATCGACATCCTGACGGCCCATTTCGTGCAACATCCGGACTGGTTCGACGTGGTCGTCGCCTCCAACCTGTTCGGCGACATCCTGTCGGATCTGGGTCCCGCCTGCACCGGCACGATCGGCATCGCGCCGGCGGGCAACATCAATCCGGAGCGGACCTTCCCCTCCCTGTTCGAGCCCGTCCACGGTTCGGCGCCGGACATCGCCGGCCAGGGGATCGCCAATCCGGTCGGCCAGATCTGGTCGGCCGCCCTGATGCTGGACCATCTGGGCGAGCGGGACGCCGCCGCCGCCATCGTCGCCGCGATCGAACAGGTCCTGGCCGACCCCGCCTTGCGGACCCGCGACCTCGGGGGGCCGCTCGGTACGATCGACTGCGGCAAGGCCATCGCGGCCGCGGTCCGCTAGGCGGACGACGCGCCATCCAGGCCGCCGGTGCGGACCAGGCGCCGGAGGCCTTCGGCGTCCAGGATCTCGATGCGGGCGTAGTGAATCCGGATCACGCCGCCTCGCTCGAAGGTTTTCAGCGTGCGATTCAGCGTCTGCCGGCTTACCCCCACGATCAGGGCCAGTTCCGCCTGGCGAATGGCGAGGGGCGCAAGACCCACGTCCTGTGCTGCGCCAAGCAGGGCGGCCGCGACCCGGGCCGGCAGAGCCTGCACCACCCGCTGTCCGATGAAGGCCAGGGCGGCGCGCTGGTGCGCGCAGGCCAGCAGCGCCAGATCGTGATGCAGGGCCGGAAGGCGTTCGGCCAACCGCTGGTAGGCGGCGTCGGACACGTGCATCAGGGTCGTTCGCCCGGATGCGACGGCGTCCTGGGGCCTGGGACCGCCGTCCAGGGTCGACAGCTCGCCGAACCAGGCTCCCGGCCCCAGGCTCTGCACCAGGACCTCAGCGCCCGCGACCGGATAGTCCAGGAGCCTGACGCGGCCTTCCACGACGCCCCAGAGACCGTTCGGCGGATCTCCGGTGGCGTAGATCCGGGCGCCGTCCGGCCGGGTGACGAGAACGGCGGCGTCCAGCAGGGCCGTACGGCGCGCCTCCGGGATCGCCCCGAACCAGGGATCCTGAAGCATCAGGAAAGTGCGGGCGGGAAGGATGGTCATCGCGGCGTACTGTCGCTGATTGTCGCGCAGGCGACAATCCCGGGCGCGGCCGTCGCTAGTCTGCACCCTGCACATAGGGAGAATGATCATGACAGCGCTTCTGAAGACCGCCTCAAACGTCCGGGACCGGGTCTCGCCGGAGGAATGGGCCGCCCGCGTCGACCTTGCGGCGGCCTATCGGCTGGTCGCCCTTCACGGCTGGGACGACCTGATCTTCACCCACCTGTCCGCGCGTGTCCCCGGTCCGGAGCACCATTTTCTCATCAACGACTACACCCTGATGTTCGAGGAAATCACCGCCTCGAACCTGATCAAGATTGATCTGAACGGCGAGCCGGTGGACGGCGCGCCCGGGGCCGTGAACCGGGCGGGCTTCATCATCCATTCCGCCATCCACGCCGCCCGCGACGACGCCCAGGCCGTCATTCATCTGCATACGCCGCACGGCCAAGCGGTCTCGGCGATGAAGGAAGGCCTTCTGCCCCACACCCAGACAGCCATGATCGCCCATCACGATGTCGCCTATCACGACCACGAAG
Coding sequences within it:
- a CDS encoding acyclic terpene utilization AtuA family protein; translated protein: MPGETIRIIVPTGSLGAGALEEEIRYGLSKGAHAIATDAGSTDSGAAYLALGISKNNKGSVKRDLTILMRAGAEAGIPVVIGTSGQAGGDKNLDWTRDIVLEVARELGITPRIALLYSEQDKTTLKTLNGEGRITPLPPLGPLDDATIDACEHIVAAMGPEPYMAALEAGADIILGGRTTDTAVLACFALLHGAPAGPAWHAGKVAECGAQCTVYRDRGSGVLISISQDGFEVEPLTQNNRCDPKSVSAHMLYENSDPFRLTEPGGVLDVTDAVYTPIDDRTVKVTGSVWEPRPYTMKLEGAAASRYQTVMLIGIQDPEVMARVDEFHDKMLGALYHRVHSTIGEAAGDFHISLRMYGWNAVSGDKPPEGTPPPREIGVLFVATADSQEMASQIAKACNPYFFHFPLSMDKELPSYGFAFTPADIDRGPVYEFKLNHVVHVDDPMALVRTEWVDLRKVEAA
- a CDS encoding Crp/Fnr family transcriptional regulator produces the protein MTILPARTFLMLQDPWFGAIPEARRTALLDAAVLVTRPDGARIYATGDPPNGLWGVVEGRVRLLDYPVAGAEVLVQSLGPGAWFGELSTLDGGPRPQDAVASGRTTLMHVSDAAYQRLAERLPALHHDLALLACAHQRAALAFIGQRVVQALPARVAAALLGAAQDVGLAPLAIRQAELALIVGVSRQTLNRTLKTFERGGVIRIHYARIEILDAEGLRRLVRTGGLDGASSA
- a CDS encoding DUF4387 domain-containing protein; protein product: MPTVNDVCHHVRSKNAGPYWVTFDLFFKDADGFAKYADSPALGPQLIERLFGADPALVKRFSVPSLKVVKISYARSSPQGGMVERDMHCGQQFVRLLDVELGAPVTA
- a CDS encoding glycerate kinase — translated: MTTSAPTAGRPPEGLLRHLFDVAVAAAMPRFVLPSRLPDPPVGRTVVIGAGKAAAEMAGALEAHWTGRLSGLVIVPYGPHPSPGRITVLKAGHPVADAAGVSATKALMAELQDLTAEDLVVCLLSGGGSALLCAPAPGVTLQDKQAVTRTLLRSGATISEINTVRKHLSAVKGGRLADLARPARLVTLAISDVPGDDPSVLASGPTLPDPTTREAALAILARHAPDAPQGVLDWLGDPRSETSWPNPDHLPDLRVIATADQALSAAAVVARVQGYEPLVLGGAIEGSAEAVAADHAALVRRVLAGEGPVRPPCVILSGGETTVTVRGGGRGGRNTQFLLALALALQGVPGVHALAADTDGIDGSEDNAGAVIAPDTLRRAQALGLDARNALTSTDAWSVFDSLDNLVVTGPTGTNVNDFRAILIEGPPAPSKEPT
- a CDS encoding class II aldolase/adducin family protein → MTALLKTASNVRDRVSPEEWAARVDLAAAYRLVALHGWDDLIFTHLSARVPGPEHHFLINDYTLMFEEITASNLIKIDLNGEPVDGAPGAVNRAGFIIHSAIHAARDDAQAVIHLHTPHGQAVSAMKEGLLPHTQTAMIAHHDVAYHDHEGIADALDERERIVADLGDRNALILRNHGTLTVGSSVAEAFIRMYFLERACEAQVLMLAAGRQALNDPPAGAVETVRAQARSPQAKMIAERVAWPALLRKLDRKATGYQD
- a CDS encoding phosphoglycerate dehydrogenase, with product MSSSSRRVVVTQRFFDAETRAWLEQHGCEVVIADLPPGKGDGDLTPAELEGLLAGAAGWIVGHARVTRDLLTALPRLQVISRRGVGYERVDTDAVRDLGRVACIAAGGNDASVADHVVAMMLALGRRFRESQDRMLGGDWSILMGSDLYRKTVGIVGLGRIGRSVAQRLQGFEAEILVNTPAFDVEDLGGRLTPVGLDDLLARSDYVTLHAPLTAETRFLIDAAALTRMKPTAFLINAARGGLVDDLALLEALSSGAIAGAGLDTFMSESDPGYRPTTEALLALPNVVATPHAAASSREGLDRTNRVAAMNVVAVLDGGSPPAACVVADGRAVAPA
- a CDS encoding tartrate dehydrogenase, translated to MTPNRHYRIAVIPGDGIGKEVVPEGLRALEAAAARYGFTLDCDPFDFASCDYYLEHGQMMPGDWKARIGGHDAIFFGAVGWPETVPDHVSLWGSLIQFRREFDQYVNLRPVKLMPGVPSPLAGRKPGDIDFYVVRENTEGEYSSIGGRMFPDTDREIVLQETVMTRTGVDRILKYAFDLARRREKKHLTSATKSNGISITMPYWDERVEAMAPAYPEVRWDKYHIDILTAHFVQHPDWFDVVVASNLFGDILSDLGPACTGTIGIAPAGNINPERTFPSLFEPVHGSAPDIAGQGIANPVGQIWSAALMLDHLGERDAAAAIVAAIEQVLADPALRTRDLGGPLGTIDCGKAIAAAVR